In Ochrobactrum sp. Marseille-Q0166, a single genomic region encodes these proteins:
- a CDS encoding ubiquinol-cytochrome C chaperone family protein, which yields MILQLFRRKSKANETVVLRVYETIVAAARQKWFYSEFQVPDTPLGRYEMLSVHIFLTFHRMKGAQPALMSLAQDIADEFFKDVDHSLRELGIGDQSVPKRIKKLARMFYGRVSSYGAALDSNDHEALAAALTRNIQPELEFWPHSHHLSSYMFSCRDLLTEMDDGALAAGNISFINVEDMVFTPTDNKKKADDND from the coding sequence ATGATTCTTCAACTTTTTCGCCGCAAATCAAAAGCAAATGAGACAGTTGTGCTTCGCGTTTACGAGACGATCGTGGCGGCGGCGCGGCAAAAGTGGTTTTATTCAGAATTTCAAGTGCCTGACACGCCACTTGGCCGCTATGAAATGCTTTCAGTTCATATTTTTCTCACCTTTCATCGCATGAAGGGTGCGCAGCCAGCGTTGATGTCGCTTGCACAAGACATCGCTGATGAATTTTTCAAGGATGTTGATCATTCCCTGCGAGAATTGGGAATCGGTGATCAAAGCGTGCCAAAGCGTATCAAGAAGCTTGCACGCATGTTTTATGGTCGGGTGAGTTCTTATGGTGCGGCGTTAGATTCCAATGATCACGAAGCTCTTGCGGCTGCTTTGACAAGAAACATCCAACCCGAGCTCGAATTTTGGCCACACTCTCACCATCTGAGTTCCTATATGTTCTCGTGCAGAGATTTGCTCACAGAAATGGATGACGGTGCTTTGGCAGCAGGGAATATTTCCTTTATAAATGTTGAAGATATGGTGTTTACACCAACTGATAATAAGAAAAAGGCTGACGATAATGACTGA